The Deltaproteobacteria bacterium region AGAGCTGTTCATGCATTTTGCCATGCTCTGCCACAGCGCTGGCATCAAATGAGCGTTATGCTTTCGGCAGCAAGTTGCTTACGCTGGGTCACCCTATTATTAGGTGCTAAAAATGAAGCCGAGCTCCTTGCTGAAGTAGAGCATCTTGATATCAAAGCACGAGAGCAAGCACCCATATTTTTGCCTTATCTATCAGGTGAGAGAACTCCTCACAATGACCCATCAGCACAAGGAGTATTTTGGGGTTTAAATCATAATACCACACGTGCTGAATTAACTTACTCAGTCATTGAAGGCGTAGCATTTGGCTTAGCTGACGGAGTCGCAGCACTGCGAGATGCCGGAACCAGTATTAAAAAATTAGCGCTTGTTGGTGGTGGTTCACGAAGTGCTTATTGGTCTCAATTGATTGCTGATTTGCTTGGTATAACCTTACAGACCTATACTGGCTCACAAACTGGTGCTGCATTGGGGGCAGCAAGATTGGCACAGCTAGCTTGCGGCAGCAACGAGAGTGTCGTATGCACTACTCCACCAGATGATTGTACCTTTGTACCTAATAGTTCAACAGATACGTTTTTGACCGAACGATATGGGCGTTTTGTAAAACTGTATCAATCAGTTGCGCCGCTTTGGATTCATTAATATTTTTAATTAATAATGTCGAAAAACGTGGGGGGAAGGCGGAGAACTCAAATGAGTAGTTATTTTTCTGAAATCACACCCATTGCTTTTGAGGGACCAACAAGCCAAAATCCTTTGGCTTTTCGCTATTATAAACCTGATCAAATAATTCTGGGCAAACGCATGGAAGATATCCTGCGATTTGCTGTTTGTTATTGGCATACATTTTGCGGTACTGGTTTAGACCCATTTGGTTCTCAAACATTCCTGCGACCTTGGCAACAAATGTCAGATCCAATGGCCGCAGCCAAACTTAAAGCTGAAGCAGCTTTTGATTTTTTCACCAAGCTAGGGGTTAAATATTACACTTTTCATGATTTTGATGTAGCCCCTGGTGGTACTACCCCGAATGAAGGCCAAGCAAATTTTCGCAGTATGGCCGAAGTACTTGCGCAGCATCAGCAACGCACTGGGATGAAACTTTTATGGGGTACTGCTAATCTCTTTGGGCATCGTCGCTTTATGGCTGGGGCAGCCACTAATCCGAACCCCGAAATTTTTGCAATTGCAGCAAGCCAAGTTAAAAATGCTATTGATGTTACAAAAGAGCTTGGGGGCGAAAATTACGTACTATGGGGCGGTCGCGAAGGCTATGAAACTTTACTCAACACTGATCTAAAACGCGAGTTTGAACAACTTGGTCGTTTTCTGTCGATGGTTGTTGAATATAAACATAAAATTGGATTTAAAGGCACTATTTTGGTTGAGCCAAAACCACGTGAACCAACTAAACATCAATATGATTTTGATACAGCTACGCT contains the following coding sequences:
- the xylA gene encoding xylose isomerase, translated to MSSYFSEITPIAFEGPTSQNPLAFRYYKPDQIILGKRMEDILRFAVCYWHTFCGTGLDPFGSQTFLRPWQQMSDPMAAAKLKAEAAFDFFTKLGVKYYTFHDFDVAPGGTTPNEGQANFRSMAEVLAQHQQRTGMKLLWGTANLFGHRRFMAGAATNPNPEIFAIAASQVKNAIDVTKELGGENYVLWGGREGYETLLNTDLKREFEQLGRFLSMVVEYKHKIGFKGTILVEPKPREPTKHQYDFDTATLYAFLQHFGLEKEVKTNLEANHATLAGHTFEHEIASAFAYGIFGSLDINRGDTLLGWDTDQFPNNISDTALILYYILQGGGFTTGGLNFDAKVRRQSLDPTDLFYAHIGAMDVCARALLIAEKMMQDGKLAKSVQQRYQGWDSSFGKDILSGRMGLEELAQHVQKRDQDVQPVSGKQEFLENLLNNYF